In Nostoc sp. UHCC 0926, a single genomic region encodes these proteins:
- a CDS encoding DUF760 domain-containing protein: MVFNPDFLNDNSEEHPNQLLSDHSEEYPNQLLKYLQHQSPDVLARIAQSASPEIKQIISQNVQGLVGMLPVENFNVQITTDRENLAGLLASAMMTGYFLRQMEQRMQLEHLSNGQ, translated from the coding sequence ATGGTGTTTAATCCTGACTTCTTGAATGACAACTCTGAGGAACACCCTAATCAACTTCTTTCCGACCACTCTGAGGAATACCCCAATCAGTTACTCAAATATCTACAGCATCAGTCTCCTGATGTTTTAGCGAGGATTGCTCAGTCCGCCAGCCCTGAAATTAAACAAATCATCTCCCAAAATGTCCAAGGGCTAGTGGGAATGCTCCCTGTAGAAAATTTCAACGTGCAAATCACAACAGATCGGGAGAACTTAGCTGGGCTTTTAGCGTCGGCCATGATGACAGGGTATTTTCTGCGCCAGATGGAACAAAGAATGCAGTTAGAGCATTTGTCTAATGGTCAATAA
- a CDS encoding isochorismatase: MNIQTTTQLGIPLHFNPEEVGEVWRVPYQERAAEAEIWAKQHDIKPASLDKTRICLLLIDVQNTFCIPGFELFVGGKFGNGAVDDNVRLCEFIYRNLGVITKIVPTLDTHTATQIFHPIFWVNAAGEHPTPAATSITPADIQQGIWKVNPAVANSVTNGDYELLEKHAYHYLKQLSQDGKYPLTVWPYHSMLGGIGHALVSSVEEAIFFHGIARQSQTQFEIKGENPLTENYSILRPEVLEDFEQRPLAQKNTHLIKQLLEFDAVIIGGQAKSHCVAWTIDDLLTEIKQVDATLAQKIYLLEDCTSPVVVPGIVDYTEQADAAFARFAEAGMHIVKSSENIASFF, encoded by the coding sequence ATGAATATCCAAACAACAACCCAACTAGGCATTCCCCTACATTTTAACCCTGAAGAAGTGGGCGAAGTCTGGCGTGTACCTTACCAAGAACGTGCCGCCGAAGCTGAAATCTGGGCAAAACAACATGATATCAAACCTGCATCTTTAGATAAAACCCGGATTTGCTTACTATTAATTGATGTCCAAAACACCTTCTGCATCCCCGGCTTTGAATTATTTGTAGGTGGAAAATTTGGCAATGGGGCAGTGGATGATAATGTCAGATTATGTGAGTTTATTTATCGCAATTTGGGAGTAATTACCAAAATTGTACCTACCCTGGACACCCACACAGCAACGCAAATTTTTCATCCCATCTTTTGGGTGAACGCCGCCGGAGAACATCCCACCCCAGCAGCAACTAGCATTACCCCAGCAGATATTCAACAAGGTATCTGGAAAGTTAACCCAGCAGTTGCTAACAGTGTTACTAATGGGGATTATGAACTATTAGAAAAACACGCTTACCATTACCTTAAGCAACTAAGTCAAGATGGTAAATATCCCCTCACTGTTTGGCCTTATCATTCTATGTTGGGCGGTATTGGTCATGCTTTAGTTTCATCGGTAGAAGAAGCGATATTTTTCCACGGCATTGCTCGTCAAAGTCAGACGCAATTTGAAATCAAAGGTGAAAATCCCTTAACAGAAAACTATTCCATCTTACGCCCAGAAGTGTTAGAAGATTTTGAGCAGCGTCCACTTGCTCAAAAGAACACGCACCTGATTAAGCAACTTTTAGAATTTGATGCAGTAATTATTGGTGGTCAAGCCAAAAGTCATTGCGTCGCCTGGACAATTGACGATTTATTAACAGAAATTAAACAGGTAGATGCTACCTTGGCTCAAAAAATCTATCTCTTAGAAGATTGCACTTCCCCCGTTGTTGTTCCCGGTATTGTGGACTACACAGAACAGGCAGATGCAGCATTTGCAAGGTTTGCAGAGGCAGGAATGCACATCGTAAAATCTAGCGAAAATATAGCATCCTTTTTTTAA
- a CDS encoding HhoA/HhoB/HtrA family serine endopeptidase: MKLSLKQLGVYVFLLVFGCGAGLFGSRYLLLQNPSFQQLRNVTMALPPESIVPNSPNAAIGATGGENVNFIATAVQKVGPAVVRINATRKVANPISDALKNPLLRRFFGEDEQPIPQERIERGTGSGFILSEDGELLTNAHVVADTDTVLVTLKDGRSLEGKVVGVDSVTDVAVVKIKANHLPTVKLGNSQNLIPGEWAIAIGNPLGLDNTVTIGIISATDRTSTQVGIPDKRVSFIQTDAAINPGNSGGPLLNAQGEVIGVNTAIRADAQGLGFAIPIETAARIANELFTKGRVEHPFLGIEMADLSPIRKQQINQENQLNIQQDAGIVIRGVTDDSPAKRGGLFPGDVIQKVNGKPVKTSAQVQKLVEASKVGDILMIEVNRSGKIQTIKVQSGAYPERK, from the coding sequence ATGAAGTTATCTTTAAAGCAACTGGGCGTTTATGTATTTTTACTGGTGTTCGGCTGTGGTGCAGGTTTGTTTGGGAGTCGCTATCTCTTGCTACAAAATCCCTCGTTCCAACAGTTAAGAAATGTGACAATGGCTTTGCCTCCAGAATCCATAGTTCCAAATTCTCCTAACGCAGCTATTGGGGCTACTGGGGGCGAGAATGTGAATTTTATTGCGACGGCAGTACAAAAAGTTGGACCGGCTGTGGTGCGAATTAATGCCACCCGCAAAGTAGCCAATCCGATCTCTGATGCTTTGAAAAATCCCCTCTTGCGGCGATTCTTTGGAGAGGATGAACAACCAATTCCTCAAGAGCGTATTGAGCGCGGTACAGGATCGGGATTTATTTTGAGCGAAGATGGAGAATTACTCACCAACGCTCATGTGGTAGCAGATACAGATACAGTATTAGTAACCCTCAAAGATGGTCGGAGTCTAGAGGGGAAGGTGGTAGGAGTTGATTCTGTGACAGATGTCGCAGTCGTGAAAATAAAAGCGAATCATTTACCGACAGTGAAGCTGGGCAATTCGCAAAACTTAATACCAGGAGAATGGGCGATCGCTATTGGCAATCCTCTAGGTTTAGATAATACTGTCACTATTGGCATCATCAGCGCTACAGATCGCACTAGCACTCAGGTAGGTATCCCAGATAAGCGAGTCAGCTTTATCCAAACTGATGCCGCAATTAACCCTGGTAATTCTGGTGGACCCTTGTTAAACGCCCAAGGCGAAGTGATTGGTGTTAACACTGCCATCCGCGCTGATGCTCAAGGACTCGGTTTCGCCATTCCCATTGAAACCGCCGCCCGCATCGCCAATGAACTTTTTACCAAAGGGCGTGTGGAACATCCCTTCTTGGGTATTGAAATGGCAGACCTTTCTCCAATCAGAAAACAGCAGATTAATCAAGAAAATCAATTGAACATTCAGCAGGACGCTGGAATTGTGATTAGAGGAGTCACAGACGATTCCCCAGCCAAACGCGGAGGACTGTTTCCTGGAGACGTGATTCAAAAAGTTAATGGTAAACCAGTCAAAACCTCAGCCCAAGTTCAGAAGTTGGTAGAGGCCAGCAAAGTTGGGGATATTTTAATGATCGAAGTCAACCGCAGCGGTAAAATTCAAACCATTAAAGTGCAATCAGGTGCTTATCCTGAAAGGAAGTAG
- a CDS encoding LysM peptidoglycan-binding domain-containing M23 family metallopeptidase, whose product MTLPFRQLFLCSLVSALGLVSIVPNTNSANAAVGGCPTPALSRFQRHKVVRGETLESIAQRYNLIPTTIIGMNPALQNGAVAVVGSVLQIPPYNGVVVEVPHGETWRQVAAKYKVRADSLFEVNGCQQDPRIVFVPGVNWSPNGVVTKSVLPTYTGTPNRASLSGYPLREVATVALAYGWQINPATGQVFFHSGVDLLAAMGTNVLAIAPGTVAFANDQGTYGKLVIINHSGGLQSRYAQLDSIKVTVGQQVKKGDLLGTVGTSGQPSSSQPHLHFEVRSSSSLGWVAEDPKGYLKK is encoded by the coding sequence ATGACTTTACCTTTTCGTCAACTGTTTCTCTGTAGCTTAGTTAGCGCCTTGGGCCTAGTATCCATAGTGCCAAACACTAACAGTGCTAATGCTGCTGTAGGTGGTTGTCCAACTCCAGCCCTATCTCGCTTCCAACGCCATAAAGTTGTTCGTGGCGAAACTTTGGAGAGCATAGCGCAGCGCTACAATCTCATTCCCACAACTATTATCGGCATGAATCCAGCTTTGCAGAACGGTGCGGTCGCAGTCGTTGGTAGTGTACTTCAAATTCCTCCCTACAATGGGGTTGTAGTCGAAGTGCCTCACGGTGAAACTTGGCGACAAGTGGCGGCAAAATACAAAGTTCGTGCTGATAGCCTTTTTGAAGTGAATGGTTGCCAACAAGACCCTAGAATTGTGTTTGTTCCAGGGGTAAATTGGTCGCCCAATGGTGTTGTAACGAAGTCCGTTTTACCTACTTATACAGGAACGCCAAACCGTGCATCCCTGTCTGGGTATCCTTTGAGGGAAGTGGCAACTGTAGCATTAGCTTATGGCTGGCAAATTAATCCTGCGACAGGTCAAGTTTTCTTTCATAGTGGTGTTGACTTATTGGCAGCAATGGGGACTAATGTGCTAGCGATCGCTCCTGGAACCGTAGCCTTTGCTAATGATCAAGGTACTTATGGCAAGTTGGTCATTATTAACCACAGTGGCGGACTCCAAAGCCGCTATGCCCAGCTTGACAGTATCAAAGTTACTGTCGGTCAGCAAGTGAAAAAAGGAGACTTACTGGGAACAGTAGGCACTAGTGGACAACCAAGTTCCAGCCAACCGCATCTCCATTTTGAAGTGCGTTCTAGCTCATCTTTGGGTTGGGTAGCAGAAGATCCAAAGGGTTATTTGAAGAAATAA
- a CDS encoding DUF6174 domain-containing protein encodes MRLPIIISAGLLLSLGLNLPVMSKSPIEIAQAQSPASNNWNLRRLQKRLEFNRRFWSGQNISNYDYTLSNSCFCIADARGPVVIKVRNGQTTSITSVATGKPVNPEFFQNYNTIPKLFDVIQDAIRRKAFSLNVEYSARFGYPTKINIDYNSQIADEEKYLTIENFKVIK; translated from the coding sequence ATGCGTTTACCTATCATTATCAGTGCGGGATTATTGCTATCTTTGGGTCTGAACCTACCAGTAATGTCCAAATCTCCCATAGAGATAGCACAAGCACAATCGCCAGCGAGTAATAACTGGAATTTAAGGCGATTACAAAAGCGATTAGAATTTAATCGCCGTTTCTGGAGTGGGCAAAATATTTCCAATTATGACTATACATTGAGCAATAGTTGCTTTTGTATAGCCGATGCTAGGGGACCAGTAGTCATTAAAGTACGTAATGGTCAAACAACTTCCATCACTTCTGTAGCTACAGGTAAACCAGTTAATCCAGAATTTTTTCAAAACTACAACACAATTCCTAAGCTGTTTGATGTGATTCAAGATGCTATCAGGCGTAAAGCCTTCAGCCTGAATGTGGAATACAGTGCTAGATTCGGCTATCCAACCAAAATTAATATTGATTACAACAGTCAGATAGCTGATGAAGAAAAATATCTCACAATTGAGAATTTTAAGGTAATTAAATAG
- the ispG gene encoding (E)-4-hydroxy-3-methylbut-2-enyl-diphosphate synthase — MQTLPTLTTSNTTVDQPTFDTTIKRRKTRPVKVGNVTIGGGYPVVVQSMINEDTLDIDGSVAGIRRLHEIGCEIVRVTVPSMAHAKALAEIKQKLIKTYQDIPVVADVHHNGLKIALEVSKHIEKVRINPGLYVFEKPNLNRTEYTKTEFDEIGDKIRETLEPLVVSLRDQGKSMRIGVNHGSLAERMLFTYGDTPEGMVESAIEFIRICESLDFRNLVISMKASRVPVMLAAYRLMAKRMDQLGMDYPLHLGVTEAGDGEYGRIKSTAGIATLLADGIGDTIRVSLTEAPEKEIPVCYSILQALGLRKTMVEYVACPSCGRTLFNLEEVLHKVREATKHLTGLDVAVMGCIVNGPGEMADADYGYVGKTPGYISLYRGREEIKKVSEDKGVEELINLIKADDRWVEP; from the coding sequence ATGCAAACTCTGCCAACTCTTACAACTTCTAACACCACAGTAGATCAACCCACTTTTGATACAACTATCAAGCGGCGTAAAACCCGTCCTGTAAAAGTGGGAAATGTCACCATTGGGGGCGGCTACCCCGTTGTGGTGCAGTCAATGATTAACGAAGACACTCTTGATATTGATGGTTCCGTAGCTGGTATTCGTCGTCTGCACGAAATTGGCTGCGAAATTGTCCGTGTCACAGTTCCGAGTATGGCTCATGCTAAAGCTTTAGCAGAAATTAAACAAAAATTAATAAAAACTTACCAAGACATACCAGTTGTGGCAGATGTCCATCACAATGGGCTGAAAATCGCTCTGGAAGTCTCCAAGCACATAGAGAAAGTACGGATTAATCCGGGCTTGTATGTGTTTGAAAAGCCAAACCTTAACCGAACTGAGTATACTAAAACCGAATTTGACGAAATTGGCGATAAAATCCGCGAAACCTTAGAACCTCTGGTAGTTTCTTTGCGCGATCAAGGTAAATCGATGCGAATTGGGGTAAATCACGGTTCCCTCGCTGAAAGGATGCTATTTACCTACGGTGACACTCCAGAAGGCATGGTGGAATCTGCCATAGAATTTATCCGCATCTGTGAATCTTTGGATTTCCGCAACTTGGTAATTTCCATGAAAGCCTCACGAGTACCAGTGATGTTAGCCGCCTATCGTCTTATGGCCAAGCGCATGGATCAACTGGGTATGGATTATCCGCTACATTTAGGCGTTACGGAAGCTGGTGATGGCGAATACGGACGAATTAAATCTACGGCTGGTATTGCTACCTTACTTGCTGATGGCATTGGCGATACAATTCGCGTCTCACTTACAGAAGCACCAGAAAAAGAAATTCCTGTCTGCTACAGCATTCTCCAAGCTTTGGGATTGCGAAAAACGATGGTGGAATACGTCGCTTGTCCTTCCTGTGGACGCACTTTGTTTAACCTAGAAGAAGTGCTGCACAAAGTTCGGGAAGCCACTAAACACCTAACTGGATTAGATGTGGCAGTTATGGGTTGCATTGTCAATGGTCCCGGAGAAATGGCAGATGCTGACTATGGTTATGTTGGCAAAACACCTGGTTACATTTCTTTGTATCGTGGCCGGGAAGAAATTAAAAAAGTCTCAGAAGATAAAGGTGTAGAGGAATTAATTAACCTTATTAAAGCAGATGATCGCTGGGTAGAACCGTAA
- a CDS encoding DDE transposase family protein: MNNSQTWYIVKRSVGNCEILPSDKLGDDNLEIIEQWGPFSSQEEAIARRVGLIRAGKCQPV, translated from the coding sequence ATGAATAACTCACAAACTTGGTATATTGTCAAGCGTTCTGTTGGTAATTGCGAAATTCTCCCCAGCGATAAACTTGGCGACGATAATCTAGAGATTATAGAACAGTGGGGGCCTTTTAGTTCGCAAGAAGAAGCGATCGCTCGGCGTGTCGGACTTATTAGGGCTGGGAAGTGCCAACCAGTTTAA
- a CDS encoding aromatic alcohol reductase: MTSILVLGAGELGLSMLHNLARLAPTDTTITVLLRQSTINSPSTPTKQTELDKLKALGIRFLPGDIVNSSSSDLSALFKPYHTVISCVGFVAGSSIQLKIAHAVLDAGVARYLPWQFGVDYDVIGRGSAQDLFDVQLDVRDLLRGQSKTEWVIVSTGMFTSFLFERFFGVVDLDESVVRALGSWETAVTVTTPEDIGALTAEIVFMENPRFRNEVVFTAGDTVTYGRVADIVESVLGREVKREKWSVEFLKRELAKDPENSLQKYRVVFAEGRGVSWDLEKSFNWKDGKEVVDVERWLRENLKR, encoded by the coding sequence ATGACCTCCATCCTCGTCCTCGGCGCAGGCGAACTTGGCCTCTCTATGCTGCACAATCTCGCACGACTCGCCCCAACAGACACAACCATCACCGTTCTCCTCCGCCAAAGCACAATAAACTCTCCCAGCACACCGACAAAGCAGACCGAATTAGACAAACTGAAAGCTCTTGGCATCAGGTTTCTCCCTGGAGATATTGTTAACAGCTCTAGTTCCGACCTATCTGCCCTTTTCAAACCCTATCATACTGTCATTAGTTGTGTGGGCTTTGTAGCCGGAAGTAGTATCCAACTGAAAATCGCCCATGCAGTCCTAGATGCGGGCGTGGCGAGGTATTTACCGTGGCAATTTGGGGTGGATTATGATGTTATTGGCCGAGGTTCAGCCCAAGATTTATTCGACGTGCAATTAGACGTACGAGATTTATTGCGAGGCCAAAGCAAAACGGAATGGGTGATAGTGTCTACGGGGATGTTTACGAGTTTTCTCTTTGAGAGATTCTTTGGGGTTGTTGATTTAGATGAATCCGTTGTGCGAGCGCTAGGAAGCTGGGAGACGGCTGTAACGGTGACAACACCGGAGGATATTGGGGCACTGACAGCGGAAATTGTCTTTATGGAGAATCCCAGGTTTAGGAATGAGGTAGTGTTTACGGCTGGGGATACAGTGACGTATGGGCGGGTGGCGGATATTGTGGAGAGCGTTCTCGGTAGGGAGGTGAAGAGGGAAAAGTGGAGTGTGGAGTTTTTAAAGAGGGAGTTGGCGAAAGATCCAGAGAATTCGCTTCAGAAGTATAGGGTCGTGTTTGCAGAAGGGAGGGGTGTGAGTTGGGATTTGGAGAAAAGCTTTAATTGGAAAGATGGGAAGGAGGTTGTGGATGTTGAGAGGTGGTTAAGGGAGAATTTGAAGAGATGA
- the ctpC gene encoding carboxyl-terminal processing protease CtpC, whose product MVITKSRLVLGATVVTLSTIAVTSLGIHSRGEALFKASPKELVDEVWQIVQRQYVDGTFNQVDWQAVRKEYLSKSYSNPQEAYKSIREMLKKLEDPYTRFMNPEEFKSMQVETSGKLTGIGITISQDEKTKQLVVIAPIEDTPAFKAGILAKDVILKIDGKNTKGMDINQAVSLIRGAAGTQVSLTIQRDTQTKEFDIKRAEIEIHSVKYSQKKTPAGNLGYIRLNQFSANAGQEMQIAIKDLETKQVAGYILDLRGNPGGLLFSSVDIARMWIDKGKIVSTVERQGEASKEEANGRALTNKPLVVLVDKGSASASEILSGALQDNKRATLVGTQTFGKGLVQSVRPLEDGSGLAVTIAHYYTPNGTDINHKGIAPDVKVDLTKQQMEELWLHERDKLATLADPQFAKAVEVIGKKIAAKSTASAEK is encoded by the coding sequence ATGGTGATTACAAAAAGTAGGCTTGTTTTGGGTGCTACGGTAGTGACACTCTCCACGATCGCTGTTACTAGCCTTGGCATTCACTCGCGAGGTGAGGCTTTATTTAAAGCAAGTCCCAAAGAATTGGTAGATGAAGTTTGGCAAATTGTTCAGCGCCAATATGTAGACGGTACTTTTAATCAGGTAGATTGGCAGGCTGTTCGTAAGGAGTACTTGAGCAAGTCCTACAGTAATCCGCAGGAAGCGTATAAGTCCATTCGGGAAATGCTGAAAAAGCTAGAAGACCCCTACACCCGATTTATGAACCCAGAGGAATTCAAAAGTATGCAAGTGGAGACCTCTGGAAAACTCACAGGGATTGGGATCACGATCAGTCAGGATGAAAAAACGAAGCAACTGGTTGTAATTGCGCCAATTGAAGACACACCAGCTTTTAAAGCTGGTATTTTGGCAAAAGATGTCATCCTCAAAATCGACGGCAAAAATACCAAAGGGATGGATATTAATCAGGCAGTATCCCTGATTCGAGGTGCAGCAGGAACGCAAGTCAGCCTAACGATTCAGCGCGACACTCAGACAAAAGAATTTGACATCAAGCGTGCGGAGATTGAAATCCATTCAGTTAAGTATTCCCAAAAGAAAACTCCAGCAGGTAACCTTGGGTACATTCGCTTGAATCAGTTCAGCGCCAATGCTGGTCAAGAAATGCAAATCGCCATCAAAGATTTAGAAACCAAGCAAGTAGCTGGATATATTCTGGATCTGCGTGGTAATCCAGGTGGCTTACTCTTCTCCAGTGTAGACATTGCCCGGATGTGGATAGATAAAGGTAAGATCGTCTCCACCGTTGAACGCCAAGGAGAGGCATCAAAAGAAGAGGCAAATGGACGCGCCTTGACGAATAAACCGTTGGTGGTTCTGGTAGATAAAGGTTCAGCTAGTGCAAGTGAAATCCTCTCAGGGGCTTTGCAGGACAACAAGCGTGCTACTTTGGTTGGTACTCAAACCTTTGGTAAGGGACTAGTGCAATCGGTGCGTCCCTTGGAAGATGGCTCAGGATTAGCGGTAACAATAGCTCATTACTATACCCCCAACGGTACAGATATTAATCATAAAGGTATTGCTCCAGATGTGAAGGTAGATTTGACCAAACAGCAGATGGAGGAGTTATGGCTCCATGAACGTGACAAACTCGCTACCTTAGCAGATCCCCAATTCGCTAAAGCAGTGGAAGTGATAGGTAAAAAAATTGCTGCTAAGAGCACAGCTTCAGCAGAAAAATGA
- a CDS encoding glycosyltransferase family 9 protein, whose translation MRVVALVPGGIGDQILFFPTLDDLKRHYPNAQIDVVVEPRSKAAYRVSKSVHEVLNFDFQDRNSLADWGNLVGVIRDREYDVVIAVKQSWLLGLLLWLTGIPIRIGYQGKGSVFLSHAVPFKPSQYAAALYHDLLQPLEINSPVPELAVNVPKPDIEWAQNEQKRLGVHETGYILIHSGSGQLSQAKEPDKIYPVAKWHQIIQAFQQKQPDLPVVVIKGLDDQQFMRSLLESSPDIKVTAPDDIGKLTAIIAGANLMLSTDSAALQLSVAVQTYTIALFGPSDPAKLLPKNDKFLAIESPTGKTADVSPNAVLEKIWGG comes from the coding sequence ATGCGAGTAGTAGCCCTTGTACCTGGCGGAATTGGCGACCAAATTCTCTTCTTTCCGACTCTAGATGACCTGAAGCGCCATTACCCTAACGCTCAGATAGATGTCGTTGTTGAACCCCGGTCAAAGGCTGCCTACCGAGTGAGCAAGTCAGTTCACGAGGTGCTGAACTTTGATTTTCAAGACCGTAACAGTCTGGCAGATTGGGGTAACCTGGTAGGCGTAATTCGCGATCGCGAATACGATGTTGTCATTGCTGTGAAGCAAAGTTGGTTGCTGGGTCTTTTGCTCTGGTTGACAGGAATTCCCATACGCATTGGCTACCAAGGCAAAGGTTCGGTTTTTCTGAGCCACGCTGTGCCATTCAAACCATCCCAGTATGCGGCGGCATTATATCATGATTTGCTCCAACCATTGGAAATAAATAGCCCTGTCCCAGAGTTAGCAGTAAATGTGCCAAAACCAGATATTGAGTGGGCACAAAACGAACAAAAACGCTTAGGGGTGCATGAAACAGGCTATATCTTGATTCATAGCGGTTCTGGCCAGTTATCCCAGGCTAAAGAACCGGATAAAATCTACCCTGTCGCGAAGTGGCATCAAATTATTCAAGCCTTCCAACAAAAGCAACCGGATCTGCCGGTGGTGGTGATTAAGGGACTTGATGATCAGCAGTTTATGCGATCGCTTCTGGAGTCTTCTCCAGATATCAAGGTGACTGCCCCAGATGATATTGGCAAGTTAACTGCTATAATTGCCGGGGCTAATTTGATGTTATCTACTGATAGTGCGGCACTACAACTGAGCGTTGCAGTCCAAACCTATACTATCGCCCTATTTGGCCCCAGCGATCCAGCTAAGTTGTTGCCGAAAAACGATAAATTCCTGGCCATTGAATCCCCCACGGGAAAAACGGCGGATGTTTCACCAAACGCAGTTTTGGAGAAAATTTGGGGTGGCTAA
- the ispD gene encoding 2-C-methyl-D-erythritol 4-phosphate cytidylyltransferase: MYLLIPAAGIGKRMGSNRNKLLLLVRSQPIIAWTLLAAEAASTINWIGIISQPTDWSDFKAIIADLKLTKPVELIQGGSTRQESVYNGLQSLPVAAEQVLIHDGARCLVTSDLFNSCAEAIRHCPGLIAGVPVKDTIKIVEQGIIQETPDRRQLWAAQTPQGFDVKLLKQCHAEGVRQGWEVTDDAALFERCGIEVRIVEGEETNLKVTTRQDLAIAEFILTSRGF, from the coding sequence GTGTATTTACTAATTCCAGCTGCGGGAATCGGAAAAAGAATGGGGAGTAACCGCAATAAACTCCTGCTACTCGTGCGATCGCAACCAATTATTGCTTGGACTCTATTAGCCGCAGAAGCCGCAAGTACAATCAATTGGATCGGGATTATTTCCCAGCCTACTGACTGGTCTGACTTTAAAGCAATTATCGCCGATCTGAAGCTGACTAAACCAGTGGAATTGATTCAAGGTGGCTCCACCCGCCAAGAATCTGTTTACAATGGCTTGCAGTCCCTCCCAGTAGCCGCAGAACAAGTGTTAATTCACGATGGGGCTAGATGCCTTGTCACTTCAGATTTATTTAACTCTTGTGCCGAGGCGATTCGCCACTGTCCCGGTTTAATTGCTGGTGTACCCGTCAAAGACACCATCAAAATTGTCGAACAAGGCATAATTCAAGAAACACCCGACAGACGACAGTTGTGGGCGGCACAAACTCCCCAAGGATTTGATGTCAAGTTGTTGAAACAGTGCCATGCTGAAGGTGTCCGTCAAGGTTGGGAAGTAACTGACGATGCCGCTTTGTTTGAAAGGTGCGGTATTGAAGTCCGAATTGTCGAGGGAGAGGAGACAAATTTAAAAGTGACCACTCGACAAGATTTAGCGATCGCAGAATTTATTCTCACAAGTAGAGGCTTTTGA
- the scpB gene encoding SMC-Scp complex subunit ScpB, which produces MIIATATKIEAILYLKGKPLSLGEIAEYAACDRATVKEGIIELMDNYAHRDSALEVIETPDGYSLQLRSDFHDLVQTMIPVELGVGALRTLAAIALNSPILQSDLINLRGSGVYQHVPELVELGFIRKRRDSDSRSYSLQVTPKFHQYFQIEQLPQILSTSQKEEQLELELELKGVGSGE; this is translated from the coding sequence ATGATTATAGCCACAGCGACGAAGATAGAAGCAATTCTCTATTTAAAGGGTAAACCCTTGTCGCTCGGCGAAATCGCCGAGTATGCCGCGTGCGATCGCGCCACTGTCAAAGAAGGCATAATTGAACTAATGGACAACTATGCCCACCGAGATAGCGCTTTAGAGGTAATAGAAACCCCAGATGGTTACAGTTTGCAACTACGGTCTGACTTTCATGATTTAGTGCAAACGATGATACCAGTAGAATTGGGAGTAGGTGCATTGCGGACTTTGGCAGCGATCGCCCTCAATAGTCCCATACTCCAGAGCGACTTGATTAACCTGCGCGGTTCAGGAGTATATCAGCACGTTCCAGAACTCGTCGAACTTGGTTTCATCCGAAAGCGGCGAGACAGCGATTCTCGCTCCTACTCGCTCCAAGTAACGCCGAAATTTCACCAGTATTTCCAAATCGAACAACTCCCGCAAATACTTTCCACCAGCCAGAAGGAAGAACAACTAGAACTAGAACTAGAACTGAAGGGAGTAGGGAGTGGGGAGTAA